From the genome of Solanum stenotomum isolate F172 chromosome 5, ASM1918654v1, whole genome shotgun sequence:
ACCGGAGCTGAGTGCTGGAAGTTCCTCGCCGGCATGGATTTTGAGTGACTAAAATTATTGTTACCCGATGGTGGCTTAGGAATTGAAGGAAACGCACGTGAAAACGGTATCACAGTAGAAGGAGAAGATGAAATCGGCGATTGCGAGATCGAATCCGTACTAGATGGCGAAGAAGCGATTGAAGGCTTCCGACGGACAACAGGCAGATTAGTTTTCTGCTGATCCTCCACTAATGCCGCGAGAATACCAAACTTCTCAGGCTGTCGGAAACTATTCCGTGAAGGAGAAGTAGAGCGGAGTTGAGATTCAGTCAAAACTCTTCCAGTCCAGAACACGTCATCTTCGTTAAGCTCATCATCATCGGCCACTGGTTCATCTGTACCGCCGACGAGAGCAGCATCACTCAGCGGCGGAGAGAAGACGCCGAGAAACCGATCGGATGATGGAGATTGACGGTGGCGGAAGCTAACGACGCCGTTTTGATCCATTTGTGAAACAAGGTCACCGACTTCTACGTTGCGTATGTTGAAAAACGTCACTGATATAATCTTTTTAAGATTCGTAGAGATTTATCAATCCATGGGTCCCATATTACATACTATCCAACGGCTCAGAATAACTCATAATTTATCCAACGGTGGATGTTTAAGCAGCTGTGGCCATTACGTGGCGATAAGACGCAGCAAGTTTTTATTCAAAACGGGAAATGTCATTATCTCATTTTTTTCAGATACATCTATTAAGTATTTTAACTTtgatacaataattttttaaatcgtGATCATTTAGACATTTTAACTTCATGTAAATTATCTCGTTAATATTTTAACTTGACATAAATGTGTCTAGTTTAtatttgaacttaaaaatgcATCTAGACACTTCCAACAAGATATACATTCTTAATGGAGACTTTCAAATTTGCTTTTATGGGgccaatttaaattttattaagaatatcagatgtgtattttttaaattgaaatatttattattaattgaggtcaaattttaaaatatatattgttgtattatattattttttaatttacttatgtatttgaaagatatttttatGGTGCAACTTTTAGCTTGTGTataattttaggaaaatatttcaaatttgctTCTGGactatataatagaaattaaattaagaaaatatctcATTTTTATTCTA
Proteins encoded in this window:
- the LOC125866309 gene encoding uncharacterized protein LOC125866309, which translates into the protein MDQNGVVSFRHRQSPSSDRFLGVFSPPLSDAALVGGTDEPVADDDELNEDDVFWTGRVLTESQLRSTSPSRNSFRQPEKFGILAALVEDQQKTNLPVVRRKPSIASSPSSTDSISQSPISSSPSTVIPFSRAFPSIPKPPSGNNNFSHSKSMPARNFQHSAPVNVPMMAKKAPKHGDLAEVEIDDDDADDEMLPPHEMVARGSMRSPRTTFSVLEGVGRTLKGRDLRQVRNAVWRQTGFQD